The following proteins are encoded in a genomic region of Thioclava nitratireducens:
- a CDS encoding alpha-D-glucose phosphate-specific phosphoglucomutase, with protein MTRHATQPIDGQKPGTSGLRKKTRVFMQPNYLENFVQSTFDAIGGVRGKTLVLGGDGRYFGREAASTILKMAAANGAARMIVGQGAWLSTPAASNLIRQRQANGGIILSASHNPGGPDEDFGVKYNSSNGGPAPESITSAIHKRTQEITEYHLLDAADPDLDSVGETKLGEMTVEVVDPVTAYADLMETIFDFNALRDVFKAGFRMRMDSMCAITGPYAVEIFENRLGAPAGTVTHGTPLPDFGGMHPDPNPTWAHELMDEMMGANAPDFGAASDGDGDRNMILGAGTYVSPSDSLAVLAANAHLVPGYKDGLKGVARSMPTSAAADRVAEALGLDCYETPTGWKFFGNLMDAGRVSLCGEESFGTGSDHVREKDGLWAVLMWLNILAARKMSVAEIMADHFARYGRNYYSRHDYEALPTEQAEAMLDDLRGRLGELKGTQVEGLTVESSDEFSYTDPVDGSVAEGQGFRILFEGGSRVVLRLSGTGTEGATLRVYLERYAPGPDGLDHDPQEALAPIIRATEALVGIRERTGRERPDVIT; from the coding sequence ATGACCCGCCACGCGACCCAGCCCATCGACGGCCAGAAACCCGGAACCTCGGGGCTGCGCAAGAAAACCCGCGTATTCATGCAGCCGAACTATCTCGAGAACTTCGTCCAATCGACCTTCGACGCGATCGGCGGCGTGCGGGGCAAGACTTTGGTTCTTGGCGGTGACGGGCGCTATTTCGGGCGTGAAGCTGCGAGTACGATCCTGAAAATGGCGGCTGCCAATGGGGCCGCGCGGATGATCGTGGGGCAGGGTGCGTGGCTCTCGACGCCCGCCGCCTCGAACCTGATCCGGCAGCGTCAGGCGAACGGCGGCATCATCCTCTCGGCCAGCCACAATCCGGGCGGCCCGGACGAGGATTTTGGCGTCAAATACAATAGCTCCAATGGCGGTCCAGCGCCGGAATCGATCACTTCGGCGATCCACAAACGCACGCAGGAGATCACCGAATATCATCTGCTCGACGCGGCAGACCCGGATCTGGACAGCGTCGGTGAGACGAAACTGGGAGAGATGACCGTCGAAGTCGTCGACCCCGTGACCGCCTATGCCGACCTGATGGAAACGATATTCGATTTCAACGCTTTGCGCGATGTCTTTAAGGCGGGCTTCCGGATGCGGATGGACTCGATGTGCGCCATCACCGGACCTTACGCAGTCGAGATCTTCGAGAACCGTCTCGGTGCGCCGGCGGGGACCGTGACCCATGGCACGCCGCTGCCGGATTTCGGCGGTATGCATCCCGATCCGAACCCGACCTGGGCGCATGAGTTGATGGACGAGATGATGGGCGCAAACGCCCCGGATTTCGGCGCGGCGTCGGATGGCGATGGCGACAGGAACATGATCCTTGGCGCGGGCACTTATGTCTCGCCGTCGGACAGTCTTGCTGTGCTGGCCGCAAATGCGCATCTCGTTCCGGGCTACAAGGACGGGCTGAAGGGCGTCGCGCGCTCGATGCCGACCTCTGCGGCGGCGGACCGGGTGGCCGAGGCGCTTGGCCTCGATTGCTACGAGACGCCGACGGGCTGGAAGTTCTTCGGCAACCTGATGGATGCGGGGCGCGTGTCGCTCTGTGGCGAGGAAAGTTTCGGCACGGGCTCCGACCATGTGCGCGAGAAGGACGGGCTATGGGCGGTGCTGATGTGGCTCAACATCCTTGCCGCGCGGAAGATGTCGGTGGCCGAGATCATGGCCGATCATTTCGCGCGCTATGGCCGCAACTACTATTCGCGCCACGATTACGAGGCGCTGCCGACCGAGCAGGCAGAGGCGATGCTGGACGATCTCCGTGGCCGCCTTGGAGAGCTGAAAGGGACGCAGGTCGAAGGGCTTACGGTCGAAAGCTCAGACGAGTTTTCCTATACCGATCCGGTCGATGGCTCGGTCGCGGAAGGTCAGGGTTTCCGTATTCTGTTCGAAGGCGGTTCGCGCGTCGTGCTGCGTCTGTCGGGCACGGGCACCGAGGGCGCGACGCTGCGCGTGTATCTCGAGCGCTATGCGCCGGGACCGGACGGGCTGGACCATGATCCGCAAGAGGCGCTGGCACCGATCATCCGGGCGACAGAGGCGTTGGTGGGCATCCGCGAACGTACGGGGCGAGAGAGGCCCGACGTCATTACCTGA
- a CDS encoding quinone oxidoreductase family protein, with protein MAYAMAIARPGGRDQFHKIEIEVPKPGPGEITLRHTAIGLNFIDVYFRTGLYPWPVESDLITGGEAAGVIEAVGDGVDLQVGQRVAYTQPNGAYASHRVIAAKNVVPIPDDISDEVAAAVMLKGLTVHYLIHHSYPVKSGDTVLFHAAAGGVGSIAGQWLKAKGVRAIGTAGGPEKCARALEHGYDAVIDYRTEDFGAEVKRLTDGAGVAAVYDSVGADTVMTSLDVLKRFGTLVCFGQSSGPADQFKIGDLARNSLFLTRPTLFQHTDQPGWLRNSAAELFEMIGKGDIKIDVPQTFSLEDVAAAHEALEGRKTVGSTVLTP; from the coding sequence ATGGCCTATGCGATGGCAATCGCGCGCCCCGGCGGGCGCGACCAATTCCACAAGATCGAAATAGAGGTTCCGAAGCCGGGCCCGGGCGAAATCACCTTAAGACATACCGCTATCGGTCTGAATTTCATTGATGTTTACTTCCGCACGGGTCTTTATCCGTGGCCGGTCGAGAGCGACCTGATCACCGGCGGTGAAGCGGCGGGCGTCATCGAGGCGGTCGGCGACGGCGTCGATCTGCAGGTCGGGCAGCGCGTGGCCTATACGCAGCCCAACGGCGCTTACGCGAGCCACCGGGTGATCGCGGCGAAAAACGTGGTGCCGATCCCGGACGATATTTCCGACGAAGTCGCGGCGGCGGTGATGCTTAAGGGTCTGACCGTGCATTACCTGATCCATCACTCGTATCCGGTAAAGTCCGGTGACACCGTGCTTTTCCACGCGGCGGCTGGTGGCGTCGGCTCGATCGCGGGTCAATGGCTCAAGGCCAAGGGCGTACGCGCGATCGGTACGGCTGGCGGGCCTGAGAAATGCGCGCGTGCTCTTGAGCACGGATATGACGCGGTGATCGATTACCGGACTGAGGATTTCGGCGCAGAGGTCAAACGGCTCACCGACGGCGCAGGCGTCGCGGCGGTCTATGACTCGGTGGGCGCCGACACGGTGATGACGTCGCTCGATGTGCTCAAGCGCTTCGGCACGCTGGTGTGCTTCGGACAAAGCTCGGGACCGGCGGATCAGTTCAAGATCGGCGATCTTGCGCGCAACTCGCTGTTCCTGACGCGTCCGACCTTGTTCCAACACACGGATCAACCGGGGTGGCTACGAAACTCCGCCGCAGAACTCTTTGAGATGATTGGAAAAGGCGACATCAAGATCGACGTGCCACAGACATTTTCTCTGGAGGATGTTGCTGCAGCCCATGAGGCGCTGGAGGGCCGGAAAACGGTCGGGAGCACGGTTTTGACCCCATAA
- the cbbR gene encoding LysR family regulator CbbR yields the protein MRMNAVTLKQLRALDAVARGGSLTAAGESLNLTTPAIHTQIRGLEDAIGMKLIQRAADGAGSELTEAGKALRESALRIEDNLSQAEATLSAIARGQVGRITLGVVSTGKYFAPRLVKMLQDAHPEIEVALRVGNRSAIIEGIERGSFDIAVMGRPPRHPPVVAQPIGQHPHALVAPPDHPLVAKADDVERLFGETFISREEGSGTRILMSRWLDRVGDGRLYDTLEMDSNETIKQAVMAGLGIAFLSLHTVTDELETGRLALIPAPGLPLMRHWFLVRRESERPRELALRVWDQIVEMNGAFLPHPIPD from the coding sequence ATGCGGATGAATGCTGTGACGCTGAAGCAATTACGCGCGCTCGATGCGGTGGCTCGCGGCGGTTCGCTGACGGCTGCCGGAGAGAGCCTGAACCTCACAACCCCAGCAATTCATACGCAAATCAGGGGACTGGAGGACGCGATCGGGATGAAGCTGATCCAGCGTGCCGCTGATGGCGCCGGATCCGAGCTGACCGAAGCAGGCAAAGCGCTGCGCGAGAGCGCGCTGCGGATCGAGGACAACTTGTCGCAGGCCGAAGCGACGCTGAGCGCCATCGCACGGGGGCAGGTGGGTCGGATCACGCTCGGCGTCGTCTCCACCGGCAAGTATTTCGCGCCGCGGCTGGTGAAGATGCTGCAAGACGCCCATCCCGAGATCGAGGTCGCGCTGCGCGTGGGCAACCGTTCGGCCATTATCGAGGGGATCGAGCGCGGCAGTTTCGACATCGCCGTGATGGGCCGACCGCCGCGCCATCCGCCGGTCGTGGCGCAGCCGATCGGCCAGCATCCGCATGCGTTGGTCGCGCCGCCGGACCATCCGCTTGTCGCCAAGGCAGACGATGTCGAGCGGCTTTTCGGCGAGACCTTCATCTCGCGCGAGGAAGGGTCGGGGACGCGGATCCTGATGTCGCGCTGGCTCGACCGGGTCGGTGACGGGCGGCTCTATGACACGCTGGAGATGGACAGCAACGAGACGATCAAGCAGGCGGTGATGGCGGGTCTCGGCATCGCGTTTCTCAGCCTGCACACGGTGACGGACGAGCTGGAGACCGGACGTCTGGCGCTGATCCCGGCGCCTGGTTTGCCGCTGATGCGTCATTGGTTCCTCGTGCGCCGCGAGAGCGAACGCCCGCGCGAACTGGCGCTGCGCGTCTGGGATCAGATCGTCGAGATGAACGGCGCCTTCCTGCCGCATCCGATCCCGGATTGA
- a CDS encoding class 1 fructose-bisphosphatase yields MSVSFDGLGISADLADTMTRLTSVGAQLARMIARNGLDGNLAEAAGTNAGGDGQKALDVIADEAFMAALRGGAVRHYASEEQDEVVDFGTGTLALAIDPLDGSSNIDVNVSIGTIFSIFEAADDTEASFLRPANEQIAGGYIIFGPQTALVVTFGKGVQQWVLEPGSDIWRRVADPKPLPSETSEYAINASNYRHWPQPIRAFIDDLVAGAEGPRGRNFNMRWIASLVAETHRIISRGGVFLYPGDDREGYQRGRLRHVYECAPIAMLIEQLGGEATDGADPIMSATPDRLHARTPFVFGSASKVARVAAYHDLPQDEAHALFNTRGLFRS; encoded by the coding sequence ATGTCCGTGAGTTTCGACGGCCTCGGTATTTCTGCCGATCTTGCCGACACCATGACCCGCTTGACCAGCGTCGGTGCCCAGCTTGCCCGCATGATTGCGCGCAACGGGCTGGACGGAAATCTGGCGGAAGCGGCTGGCACCAATGCCGGTGGCGACGGGCAGAAAGCGCTCGACGTGATCGCGGACGAGGCCTTCATGGCCGCGCTGCGCGGTGGTGCGGTGCGCCATTACGCCTCGGAAGAGCAGGACGAGGTGGTCGATTTCGGGACCGGCACGCTCGCGCTCGCCATCGATCCGCTCGACGGGTCGTCCAATATCGACGTGAATGTCTCGATCGGCACGATCTTCTCGATCTTCGAGGCAGCCGACGACACGGAGGCCAGCTTCCTGCGTCCGGCGAACGAGCAGATCGCGGGCGGCTACATTATCTTCGGACCGCAGACCGCCCTGGTCGTGACCTTCGGGAAGGGTGTGCAGCAATGGGTTCTCGAGCCCGGAAGCGACATCTGGCGCCGCGTGGCCGATCCGAAGCCCCTGCCCTCCGAGACCTCGGAATACGCGATCAACGCCTCGAACTACCGCCACTGGCCGCAGCCGATCCGCGCCTTCATCGACGATCTCGTCGCCGGCGCCGAAGGCCCGCGCGGGCGCAACTTCAACATGCGCTGGATCGCGTCGCTGGTGGCCGAGACCCACCGCATCATCTCGCGCGGCGGCGTGTTCCTCTATCCCGGTGACGACCGCGAAGGCTACCAGCGCGGACGCCTGCGGCACGTCTATGAATGCGCGCCAATCGCGATGCTGATCGAGCAGCTCGGCGGCGAGGCCACAGACGGCGCCGATCCCATCATGTCCGCGACGCCCGACCGGCTGCATGCCCGCACGCCCTTCGTATTCGGCTCGGCCAGCAAGGTCGCCCGCGTCGCCGCCTATCACGACTTGCCGCAGGATGAAGCCCACGCGCTCTTCAATACCCGCGGCCTCTTCCGGAGCTGA
- a CDS encoding phosphoribulokinase, translating to MSKKHPIISVVGSSGAGTSTVKSTFDQIFRREGISAVSIEGDAFHRYNRADMKEELQKRYDAGDQGFSHFSYEANELKELERVFREYGETGKGKTRHYVHDDAEAEKWGTPPGHFTDWSDFADETDLLFYEGLHGCVVNDEVNLSALADLKIGVVPVINLEWIQKIHRDRASRGYSTEAVTDVILRRMHAYVYCITPQFTETDINFQRVPVVDTSNPFIARWIPTADESLVVIRFKNPRGIDFPYLTSMINGSWMSRANSIVIPGNRQDLAMQLILTPLIERLVREAKRA from the coding sequence ATGTCCAAGAAACACCCCATCATTTCCGTCGTCGGTTCCTCCGGTGCAGGTACCTCGACGGTGAAATCGACCTTCGACCAGATCTTCCGCCGCGAAGGGATTTCCGCAGTCTCAATCGAGGGAGACGCCTTCCACCGCTACAACCGCGCCGACATGAAGGAAGAGCTGCAGAAGCGGTACGACGCGGGCGATCAGGGCTTCTCCCACTTCTCCTACGAAGCCAATGAACTCAAAGAGTTGGAGCGCGTCTTTCGCGAATATGGCGAGACCGGCAAGGGCAAGACCCGGCATTACGTCCATGACGATGCCGAAGCCGAGAAATGGGGCACGCCTCCCGGTCATTTCACCGACTGGAGCGATTTCGCCGACGAGACCGATCTGCTTTTCTACGAAGGACTTCACGGCTGCGTGGTCAATGACGAGGTGAACCTCTCGGCGCTGGCCGATCTGAAGATCGGCGTGGTTCCGGTGATCAACCTCGAATGGATCCAGAAGATCCATCGCGACCGGGCCTCCCGCGGCTATTCGACCGAAGCCGTCACCGACGTGATCCTGCGCCGCATGCACGCCTATGTGTATTGCATCACGCCGCAATTCACTGAGACGGATATCAATTTCCAGCGCGTGCCGGTCGTAGACACTTCGAACCCGTTCATCGCGCGCTGGATTCCGACCGCGGATGAGAGCCTCGTGGTGATCCGCTTCAAGAACCCGCGCGGGATCGATTTCCCTTATCTCACCTCGATGATCAACGGCTCGTGGATGAGCCGCGCCAACTCGATCGTCATTCCCGGCAACCGTCAGGATCTGGCCATGCAGCTGATCCTCACCCCCCTCATCGAGCGCCTCGTGCGCGAAGCGAAGCGGGCTTGA
- the tkt gene encoding transketolase has product MKDIQITQETRMANAIRALAMDAVQKANSGHPGMPMGMADVATVLFNRFINIDPTAPKWPDRDRFVLSAGHGSMLLYAINHLLGYEDMGMDQIKAFRQLGSRTAGHPEYGHADGIEMTTGPLGQGVATAVGMAIAEKMKNARYGADLVDHFTYVIAGDGCLMEGISHEAIDLAGHLALGKLIVLWDDNSITIDGDTDLSTSMDQKARFAAAGWHVVDCDGHSPTEIAAAIEAARQDPRPSMIACRTIIGFGAPNKQGGHDVHGAPLGDAEIAAARKQLHWDHPPFEIPAAIYEEWGRIASRGARARAEWETRLNAATARADFLAAEEADTSALPAAIAVYKRKLSQDRPKVATRKASQMALEVVNATLPFTVGGSADLTGSNLTKSSGMKSITPTDFTGDYIHYGIREHGMAAAMNGIVLHGGLRPYGGTFLAFADYCRPAIRLSALMGVPTCYVMTHDSIGLGEDGPTHQPVEHLASLRAIPNLLVLRPADAVETAEAWEIAMTSTATPTMIVASRQGLPTVRTEHTDENLTARGAYLLRAPEARDVTLIATGSEVEIAMAAAEQLAEQGIKAAVVSAPCFELFEKQDAAYRAEVLGDAPRVGCEAAIRQGWDLFLRPEDRFVGMTGFGASAPAPALYEHFNITSEAIVSDAKELI; this is encoded by the coding sequence ATGAAAGATATTCAAATTACGCAAGAAACCCGGATGGCGAATGCGATCCGCGCGCTCGCGATGGATGCGGTGCAAAAGGCCAATTCTGGCCATCCCGGCATGCCGATGGGCATGGCCGATGTGGCGACGGTTCTGTTCAACCGCTTCATCAATATCGATCCCACCGCGCCGAAATGGCCCGATCGTGACCGCTTCGTGCTGTCGGCCGGGCACGGTTCGATGCTGCTCTACGCGATCAACCATCTGCTGGGCTATGAAGACATGGGCATGGACCAAATCAAGGCGTTCCGCCAGCTGGGTTCGCGCACCGCTGGTCACCCGGAATACGGCCATGCCGACGGGATCGAAATGACCACCGGGCCGCTTGGTCAGGGTGTCGCGACCGCCGTGGGTATGGCGATTGCCGAGAAGATGAAGAACGCGCGCTATGGCGCCGATCTGGTTGATCATTTTACCTATGTCATCGCGGGCGACGGCTGCCTGATGGAAGGGATCAGCCACGAGGCGATCGACCTCGCGGGTCATCTGGCGCTCGGCAAGTTGATCGTGCTGTGGGACGACAATTCGATCACCATCGACGGCGACACCGATCTCTCCACCTCGATGGATCAGAAGGCGCGTTTCGCCGCCGCCGGCTGGCATGTCGTTGACTGCGACGGCCACAGCCCGACCGAGATCGCCGCTGCGATTGAGGCCGCGCGTCAGGATCCGCGCCCGTCGATGATCGCCTGCCGCACCATCATCGGCTTCGGTGCGCCCAACAAGCAAGGTGGCCACGATGTCCACGGCGCGCCGCTGGGTGACGCCGAGATCGCTGCCGCGCGCAAGCAACTGCATTGGGACCATCCGCCGTTCGAAATTCCGGCCGCGATCTACGAGGAATGGGGCCGGATCGCCTCGCGCGGCGCGCGGGCGCGGGCGGAATGGGAGACGAGGCTGAACGCCGCGACCGCTCGCGCCGACTTCCTCGCCGCAGAGGAGGCCGACACCAGCGCCCTGCCCGCCGCGATCGCCGTCTACAAGCGCAAGCTGTCGCAGGACAGGCCCAAGGTAGCGACCCGCAAGGCGAGCCAGATGGCGCTGGAAGTGGTCAACGCCACCCTGCCCTTCACCGTGGGCGGCTCGGCCGATCTGACCGGCTCGAACCTCACGAAATCCTCGGGCATGAAATCGATCACGCCTACCGATTTCACCGGCGATTACATCCATTACGGCATTCGCGAGCACGGCATGGCCGCTGCGATGAACGGTATCGTGCTCCATGGCGGGCTGCGGCCCTATGGGGGCACCTTCCTGGCCTTCGCCGATTACTGCCGCCCCGCAATTCGTTTGTCGGCACTGATGGGCGTGCCGACCTGCTATGTCATGACCCATGACTCGATCGGCCTCGGCGAGGACGGTCCCACCCATCAGCCGGTAGAGCATCTGGCCTCGCTCCGGGCCATACCTAACCTGCTCGTGCTCCGACCAGCCGATGCGGTGGAGACCGCCGAGGCCTGGGAAATCGCCATGACCTCGACGGCCACGCCGACGATGATCGTGGCCTCGCGTCAGGGTCTGCCGACGGTTCGCACCGAACATACGGACGAGAACCTCACCGCCCGCGGCGCCTATCTGCTGCGCGCACCCGAGGCCCGCGACGTGACGCTGATCGCCACCGGGTCCGAAGTTGAGATCGCAATGGCCGCTGCCGAACAACTGGCCGAGCAAGGGATCAAGGCCGCGGTCGTCTCCGCGCCGTGTTTCGAGCTTTTCGAGAAACAGGACGCGGCCTATCGCGCCGAGGTTCTCGGCGATGCCCCGCGCGTCGGCTGCGAAGCCGCGATCCGTCAGGGCTGGGATCTCTTCCTGCGCCCCGAGGACCGCTTCGTGGGCATGACCGGTTTCGGAGCCTCGGCCCCTGCCCCGGCGCTCTACGAACACTTCAACATCACGTCCGAAGCGATTGTTTCGGATGCAAAAGAACTGATCTGA
- the gap gene encoding type I glyceraldehyde-3-phosphate dehydrogenase: protein MTVKVAINGFGRIGRNVLRGIIESGRTDIEVIAINDLGPVETNAHLLQFDSVHGRFPQEVTTGEDWIDAGRGKIKVTAIRDPKELPWGDVDIAMECTGIFTAREKAAFHLENGSKRVLVSAPAAGADKTIVYGVNHGALTKDDLVVSNASCTTNCLSPVAKALNDAIGISKGFMTTIHSYTGDQPTLDTMHPDMYRARAAALSMIPTSTGAAKAVGLVLPELNGKLDGVAIRVPTPNVSVVDLVFEAAKDTTVEEVNAAIRTAADGPMKGILGYTDKPNVSSDFNHDPHSSVFHMDQTKVMDGRMVRILSWYDNEWGFSNRMADTAVAMGKLL, encoded by the coding sequence ATGACGGTTAAAGTTGCCATCAACGGGTTTGGACGTATCGGCCGCAACGTGCTGCGCGGGATCATCGAGTCGGGTCGCACCGATATCGAGGTAATTGCGATCAACGATCTGGGCCCGGTCGAAACCAACGCCCATCTGCTGCAATTCGACAGCGTCCACGGCCGCTTCCCGCAGGAGGTCACCACCGGCGAGGACTGGATCGACGCAGGCCGCGGCAAGATCAAGGTCACCGCGATCCGCGACCCGAAGGAGCTGCCCTGGGGCGACGTGGACATCGCGATGGAATGCACGGGCATCTTCACCGCGCGGGAGAAAGCTGCCTTCCACCTGGAGAACGGCTCGAAGCGCGTGCTCGTCTCGGCCCCGGCGGCCGGTGCTGACAAGACCATCGTTTACGGCGTGAACCACGGTGCGCTGACCAAGGACGATCTGGTCGTGTCGAACGCGTCCTGCACGACGAACTGCCTTTCGCCGGTCGCCAAGGCGCTCAACGACGCGATCGGCATCTCGAAAGGCTTCATGACGACGATCCACAGCTATACCGGCGACCAGCCGACGCTCGATACGATGCATCCCGACATGTATCGCGCCCGCGCCGCCGCGCTGTCGATGATCCCGACCTCGACCGGGGCCGCGAAGGCCGTGGGTCTGGTGCTGCCGGAGCTCAACGGCAAACTGGACGGAGTCGCGATCCGCGTGCCGACGCCGAATGTCTCGGTCGTCGATCTGGTCTTCGAGGCCGCGAAAGATACCACTGTGGAAGAGGTCAACGCGGCTATCCGCACCGCCGCCGATGGTCCGATGAAAGGCATCCTCGGCTATACCGACAAACCCAATGTTTCCAGCGACTTCAACCACGATCCTCACTCTTCGGTCTTCCATATGGATCAGACCAAGGTGATGGACGGCCGGATGGTCCGAATCCTCAGCTGGTACGACAACGAATGGGGCTTCTCCAACCGCATGGCCGACACCGCCGTCGCGATGGGAAAGCTCCTCTGA
- the fba gene encoding class II fructose-bisphosphate aldolase (catalyzes the reversible aldol condensation of dihydroxyacetonephosphate and glyceraldehyde 3-phosphate in the Calvin cycle, glycolysis, and/or gluconeogenesis) gives MALITLRQLLDHAAEHGYGVPAFNINNMEQGIAIMKAAAKCDAPVIMQASRGARSYAGDIMLRHMIQALSEMYPDIPLCMHQDHGNNEATCLTAIRHGFTSVMMDGSLKEDMKTPADWDYNVSITKRVADMAHWVGASVEGELGVLGNLETGEAAEEDGSGAVGKLSHDQLLTDPDEALDFVKLTKVDALAIACGTSHGAYKFSRKPTGDILAISQIEKIHAKIPNVHLVMHGSSSVPQYLQDLINESGGEMPQTYGVPVEEIERGIKSGVRKVNIDTDNRMALTAQFRKVAQSKPTEFDPRKFMIPAMEEMEKLCLDRFQRFGTAGNASKIKVIDLDDMAKRYAEGSLDPVISAAKAA, from the coding sequence ATGGCACTGATTACGCTCAGACAATTGCTCGATCACGCCGCGGAACACGGCTACGGCGTGCCGGCGTTCAACATCAACAACATGGAACAGGGTATCGCCATCATGAAGGCGGCGGCGAAATGCGACGCCCCCGTCATCATGCAGGCCTCGCGCGGTGCGCGCAGCTATGCCGGTGACATCATGCTGCGCCACATGATCCAGGCGCTGTCGGAGATGTATCCCGATATCCCGCTGTGCATGCATCAGGACCACGGCAATAACGAGGCCACCTGCCTCACCGCGATCCGCCACGGCTTCACCTCGGTGATGATGGACGGCTCGCTGAAAGAGGACATGAAGACCCCCGCCGATTGGGACTACAATGTCAGCATCACCAAGCGCGTGGCCGACATGGCCCATTGGGTCGGCGCTTCGGTCGAGGGCGAACTGGGCGTGCTCGGCAATCTCGAGACTGGAGAAGCGGCGGAGGAAGACGGCTCGGGCGCGGTTGGCAAACTCAGCCACGATCAGCTGCTGACGGATCCCGACGAGGCGCTGGATTTCGTCAAGCTCACCAAGGTCGATGCGCTGGCGATCGCCTGCGGCACCAGCCACGGCGCCTACAAGTTCTCGCGCAAGCCCACGGGCGACATCCTCGCGATCAGCCAGATCGAGAAGATCCATGCGAAGATCCCGAACGTCCATCTGGTCATGCACGGCTCGTCCAGCGTGCCGCAATATCTGCAGGACCTGATCAACGAGTCCGGCGGCGAGATGCCCCAGACCTACGGCGTGCCCGTCGAAGAGATCGAGCGCGGCATCAAGTCGGGCGTGCGCAAGGTGAATATCGACACCGACAACCGAATGGCCCTGACGGCTCAGTTCCGCAAGGTCGCGCAAAGCAAGCCGACCGAATTCGACCCGCGCAAATTCATGATCCCCGCGATGGAAGAGATGGAGAAGCTCTGCCTAGACCGCTTCCAGCGCTTCGGCACCGCCGGGAATGCCAGCAAGATCAAGGTGATCGACCTCGACGACATGGCCAAGCGCTATGCCGAGGGATCGCTCGACCCGGTGATTTCCGCGGCCAAGGCCGCCTGA